In one window of Streptomyces sp. NBC_01224 DNA:
- a CDS encoding DUF5324 family protein, whose amino-acid sequence MTRIDSVRAATDSAKDSVQHAAEVVAPYADTAKDQAAHLAYEARTRLAPKVSKAAQQARVQYDAHLAPRIELARAHVPPKVDEAAQRAAHRTRRAARTAADYTVPRVGHAMAVAQPMAEEASARSAAALAALRSQVTAKEIKQLARKHERRAKAGRLFKGFVVVGIVAGGAYAAWRWWDKQANPDWLVEPPAPTEVSDRAPLSSVDGSGPSSLDPEVQAKQADAETKGTDGPEGVDGTDLDDRR is encoded by the coding sequence GTGACCCGCATCGACAGCGTGCGCGCCGCAACCGACTCGGCAAAGGACAGCGTGCAGCACGCCGCGGAAGTGGTGGCGCCCTACGCCGACACGGCCAAGGACCAGGCCGCGCATCTTGCGTACGAGGCCCGCACGCGGCTCGCGCCGAAGGTGTCGAAGGCAGCCCAGCAGGCCCGCGTCCAATACGACGCGCATCTCGCACCACGTATCGAACTGGCCCGTGCTCACGTACCCCCCAAGGTCGACGAGGCGGCCCAGCGCGCCGCACACCGCACCCGCCGGGCCGCCCGTACCGCCGCGGACTACACCGTGCCGCGCGTCGGGCACGCGATGGCCGTCGCCCAGCCCATGGCCGAGGAGGCCTCGGCCCGCAGCGCCGCCGCGCTGGCCGCGCTGCGCAGTCAGGTGACCGCGAAGGAGATCAAGCAGCTGGCCAGAAAGCACGAGCGGCGGGCGAAGGCCGGGCGGCTGTTCAAGGGGTTCGTCGTGGTCGGCATCGTGGCGGGCGGTGCCTACGCCGCCTGGAGGTGGTGGGACAAGCAGGCCAACCCGGACTGGCTGGTCGAACCACCCGCTCCCACGGAGGTCTCCGACCGCGCGCCCCTGTCCTCGGTCGACGGCAGTGGTCCGAGCTCGCTCGACCCGGAGGTCCAGGCCAAGCAGGCCGATGCGGAGACCAAGGGGACGGACGGCCCGGAAGGTGTGGACGGCACCGATCTCGACGACCGCCGCTGA
- a CDS encoding DUF881 domain-containing protein, with protein sequence MSNSADSPQGPVRRTFRHPVRVLTAAVFALAGLIFVTSANTAKGTNIRTDSSLLKLSDLIQQRSGKNAQLDETNASVREDIDTLVRRDDGSTKAEDARLKELERAAGTTKLSGRSVAVTLDDAPPNATANPGYPDPQPNDLVIHQQDLQAVVNALWQGGARGIQVMDQRLISTSAVRCVGNTLILQGRVYSPPYKITAVGDPAELKQALDNSPAISNYLLYVKAYGLGWKVDEHKAVTLPGYSGTVDLHYAEPAK encoded by the coding sequence TTGAGCAATTCTGCCGACTCCCCCCAAGGACCGGTCCGGCGTACCTTCCGGCACCCGGTCAGGGTGCTCACCGCTGCAGTCTTCGCCCTCGCCGGACTGATCTTCGTCACCAGCGCCAACACGGCCAAGGGCACCAATATCCGCACCGACTCCTCACTGCTGAAGCTCTCCGACCTCATCCAACAGCGCAGCGGCAAGAACGCCCAGCTGGACGAGACCAACGCATCCGTGCGCGAGGACATCGACACCCTCGTCCGGCGCGACGACGGCAGCACCAAGGCGGAGGACGCACGGCTCAAGGAGCTGGAGCGGGCCGCGGGCACCACAAAGCTCTCCGGCCGGTCCGTGGCCGTCACGCTCGACGACGCCCCGCCCAACGCCACCGCCAACCCCGGCTACCCCGACCCGCAACCCAATGACCTGGTCATTCACCAGCAGGACCTGCAGGCGGTCGTCAACGCCCTCTGGCAGGGCGGCGCACGGGGCATCCAGGTCATGGACCAGCGGCTGATCTCCACGAGCGCCGTGCGCTGCGTCGGCAACACCTTGATCCTCCAGGGCCGGGTCTACTCCCCGCCGTACAAGATCACCGCAGTCGGTGACCCGGCCGAACTCAAGCAGGCTCTCGACAACTCCCCGGCGATCAGCAACTACCTGCTGTATGTGAAGGCGTACGGACTCGGCTGGAAAGTCGACGAGCACAAGGCGGTGACTCTTCCCGGCTACTCGGGCACAGTGGATCTCCACTATGCGGAGCCGGCGAAGTAG
- a CDS encoding class E sortase: MTALRPEHDAGQDGPYEQGAYEAAGAFEAAVDQLADPLNDPLPGQHASPWFRADNIPSEEPGQEQKPGRGLHRAPDQPPQAQAQPPQGAQKPEETPQEWYDPEGFERDWYGQQAPAPTPAPTRRAQPVAHPFPLDDETVGLRTADTRRLVDRAVTTRQPNPGPELEPEPELGSASDVESFAEPGTGPEKVGPEPPTGGRAERRRAAKGRGRRRTGPQPETTAPAAKPMSRVEARRAARAAKDSPAVVASRVVGELFITLGVLMLLFVTYQLWWTNVRADQYAGKETHKIQDDWAKGDRNPGVFEAGQGFAIIHIPKLDVVAPIAEGTSKEKVLDRGMVGHYGEGALRTAMPSAKQGNFALAGHRNTHGEPFRYINRLRPGDLIVVETQDEYYTYEATKTLPQTSPSNVSVIGPVPPGSGFTGPGRYITLTTCTPEFTSTYRLIVWGKMVDERPRSKGKPDALVG, translated from the coding sequence GTGACCGCACTCCGCCCCGAACACGACGCCGGACAGGACGGTCCGTACGAGCAAGGAGCGTACGAGGCCGCAGGCGCGTTCGAGGCGGCGGTCGACCAGCTGGCGGATCCGCTGAACGATCCGCTGCCGGGGCAGCATGCCTCGCCGTGGTTCCGGGCGGACAACATCCCGTCCGAAGAGCCGGGGCAGGAGCAGAAGCCGGGGCGGGGGCTGCACCGGGCGCCGGATCAGCCGCCGCAGGCGCAGGCACAGCCGCCACAAGGGGCGCAGAAGCCCGAGGAGACCCCGCAGGAGTGGTACGACCCCGAGGGGTTCGAACGGGACTGGTACGGGCAGCAGGCGCCCGCGCCGACGCCTGCGCCGACGCGCCGGGCGCAACCCGTCGCCCATCCCTTCCCGCTCGACGACGAGACGGTCGGTCTGCGGACGGCGGACACCCGGCGCCTGGTCGACCGGGCGGTGACGACCCGGCAGCCGAATCCCGGGCCGGAGCTGGAGCCGGAGCCGGAGCTGGGGTCGGCGAGCGATGTGGAGAGCTTCGCGGAACCGGGCACGGGGCCCGAGAAGGTCGGTCCGGAACCACCCACCGGAGGTCGCGCCGAGCGCCGGCGCGCTGCCAAGGGGCGCGGTCGCCGACGTACCGGACCGCAGCCGGAGACAACGGCGCCGGCCGCGAAGCCGATGTCACGCGTCGAGGCAAGGCGTGCGGCGCGCGCGGCCAAGGACAGCCCGGCCGTTGTCGCCAGCCGGGTCGTCGGGGAGCTGTTCATCACCCTCGGCGTGCTGATGCTGCTGTTCGTCACGTACCAGCTGTGGTGGACGAATGTGCGTGCCGACCAGTACGCCGGCAAGGAGACGCACAAGATCCAGGACGACTGGGCGAAGGGCGACCGCAATCCCGGTGTGTTCGAAGCGGGGCAGGGATTCGCCATCATCCACATCCCCAAACTGGACGTCGTCGCTCCGATCGCCGAGGGCACCAGCAAGGAAAAAGTCCTCGACCGGGGCATGGTCGGCCATTACGGCGAGGGCGCGCTCCGCACCGCGATGCCATCGGCCAAGCAGGGCAACTTCGCGCTGGCGGGCCACCGCAACACGCACGGCGAACCCTTCCGCTACATCAACCGGCTGCGCCCCGGCGACCTGATCGTGGTCGAGACACAGGATGAGTACTACACGTACGAGGCGACGAAGACCCTTCCGCAGACATCGCCGTCCAATGTCTCGGTGATCGGCCCGGTGCCGCCCGGTTCGGGGTTCACCGGGCCGGGCCGGTACATCACTCTGACGACTTGTACGCCGGAATTCACGAGTACGTACCGTTTGATCGTCTGGGGCAAGATGGTCGACGAACGACCGCGCAGCAAAGGCAAGCCCGACGCGCTCGTCGGCTGA
- a CDS encoding class E sortase — translation MSVRLIVRTFSELCITVGALIVLFVVYVLFWTGVKAADATEGQIDTLRDRWAQGTVSAPAPHTSPTGAPPAPAAYRDGKPFAMLYIPRFGKGWEWPVLENTEVRTLQKGLGHYAGTARLGARGNFAVAGHRRTYGDPFKDFPKLRPGDAVVLTDGATWFTYRIDKRPYRTVPSDIGVIDPVPRKSGFDGPGRYLTLTTCDPEWGSSHRLIAWAHLDATLPVTDGKPAAFHS, via the coding sequence GTGTCGGTGCGACTGATCGTGAGGACGTTCAGCGAACTCTGCATCACCGTCGGCGCCCTGATCGTGCTCTTTGTGGTGTACGTGCTGTTCTGGACCGGAGTGAAGGCCGCCGACGCGACCGAGGGGCAGATCGACACCCTGCGCGACCGGTGGGCCCAGGGAACGGTGTCCGCACCCGCGCCGCACACATCCCCGACGGGGGCGCCCCCCGCTCCCGCGGCGTACCGGGACGGAAAGCCGTTCGCGATGCTGTACATACCCCGCTTCGGGAAGGGCTGGGAGTGGCCCGTCCTGGAGAACACCGAGGTCAGGACCTTACAGAAGGGGCTCGGCCACTACGCCGGGACCGCCCGCCTCGGCGCGAGGGGCAATTTCGCGGTGGCCGGGCACCGTCGCACATACGGGGACCCGTTCAAGGACTTCCCGAAGCTGCGCCCGGGAGACGCGGTGGTGCTGACGGACGGAGCGACGTGGTTCACGTACCGCATCGACAAGAGGCCCTACCGGACGGTACCGAGCGACATCGGGGTCATCGATCCCGTACCCCGCAAGTCCGGCTTCGACGGGCCGGGCCGCTATCTGACGCTGACCACCTGCGATCCCGAATGGGGCAGCAGTCACCGGTTGATCGCATGGGCTCACCTCGATGCGACCCTGCCTGTGACCGACGGCAAGCCGGCAGCTTTCCACAGCTGA
- a CDS encoding restriction endonuclease, translating to MINEVALVESQALRQSFTERTEALDRVKTLSLLPDGMHVTTAMVAAYFEVAETVINNLLSRHREELESNGLRVIRGAELQKFKELTLSSYPESYPQPRSSMAVRPRRTVLNVAMLLRDSEIARRVRTYLLDVEHTSRVHPVITDTPRRDSDVESLDAHITRLSEKSFTRLLGATVVPILSALIETSGEQQRELISLRENVQQIERRLVRHDIQLRRLQRAQEQRPLTGVMASIDAMNWREFEQHIAGLLRRDGCIDVEIHGGSGDRGADVTAYTADGRRVVVQCKNFTPYRSVWSGEIQKFVGTKTLHRADVAVYVATCPFSRESLDIAMQVGVPAVHRGLLKAWSAGAKLQVLK from the coding sequence GTGATCAACGAAGTCGCTCTGGTGGAATCACAGGCGCTGCGTCAGAGCTTCACCGAGCGGACGGAGGCACTCGACCGAGTCAAGACGCTGTCCTTGCTGCCGGACGGCATGCACGTGACCACCGCCATGGTCGCCGCCTACTTCGAGGTGGCGGAAACCGTCATCAACAACCTCCTCAGCCGTCATCGAGAAGAGCTCGAATCGAATGGCCTCAGGGTGATCCGGGGCGCTGAGCTGCAGAAATTTAAGGAACTCACCCTGAGTTCCTATCCGGAGAGTTATCCACAGCCCCGTTCGAGCATGGCCGTCCGGCCGCGGCGGACCGTCCTCAACGTCGCCATGCTGCTCCGTGACAGCGAGATCGCGCGCCGTGTCCGTACATATCTGCTCGACGTCGAACACACCTCCCGGGTGCATCCGGTGATCACGGATACCCCTCGGCGTGACAGCGACGTCGAATCCCTCGACGCCCACATCACGCGACTCAGCGAGAAGAGCTTCACCCGCCTCCTCGGCGCCACCGTCGTCCCTATACTCAGCGCCCTCATCGAGACCTCCGGCGAGCAGCAGCGAGAACTCATCAGCCTCCGCGAGAACGTCCAGCAGATCGAGCGGAGGCTCGTCCGCCACGACATCCAGCTGCGCCGCCTTCAGCGCGCGCAGGAACAGCGCCCCCTCACCGGGGTCATGGCCTCCATCGACGCCATGAACTGGCGGGAGTTCGAGCAGCACATCGCAGGGCTGCTGCGCCGGGACGGCTGCATCGACGTCGAGATCCACGGTGGCAGCGGCGACCGCGGGGCCGACGTCACCGCGTACACCGCCGACGGGCGGCGGGTGGTCGTCCAGTGCAAGAACTTCACCCCGTACCGCTCGGTGTGGAGCGGCGAGATACAGAAGTTCGTCGGCACAAAGACGCTGCACCGGGCGGACGTTGCCGTGTACGTGGCGACCTGTCCGTTCTCCCGCGAGTCGCTCGATATCGCGATGCAGGTCGGCGTCCCCGCCGTTCACCGCGGCCTGCTGAAGGCCTGGAGCGCAGGCGCGAAGCTGCAGGTACTCAAGTAA
- a CDS encoding peptidylprolyl isomerase: MAEQLYATLKTNQGDIEIRLLPNHAPKTVKNFVELAKGEREWTHPETGKKSTDRLYDGTVFHRVISGFMIQGGDPLGNGTGGPGYEFGDEFHPDLSFNKPYLLAMANAGPGTNGSQFFVTVSPTAWLTGKHTIFGEVVDPASQKVVDAIAATKTNSRTDRPLQDVVIESVVIENR, from the coding sequence GTGGCTGAGCAGCTTTACGCCACCTTGAAGACCAATCAGGGCGACATCGAGATCCGGCTTCTGCCGAACCACGCGCCCAAGACGGTCAAGAACTTCGTCGAGCTCGCCAAGGGTGAGCGTGAGTGGACGCATCCCGAGACCGGCAAGAAGTCCACGGACAGGCTGTACGACGGCACCGTCTTCCACCGTGTCATCAGCGGCTTCATGATCCAGGGCGGTGACCCGCTGGGCAACGGCACGGGTGGCCCGGGGTACGAGTTCGGTGACGAGTTCCACCCCGACCTCAGCTTCAACAAGCCGTACCTGCTGGCCATGGCCAACGCCGGCCCGGGCACCAACGGCTCGCAGTTCTTCGTGACGGTTTCGCCGACTGCCTGGCTGACCGGCAAGCACACCATCTTCGGTGAGGTCGTCGACCCCGCCAGCCAGAAGGTCGTGGATGCCATCGCGGCCACCAAGACCAACTCCCGCACCGACCGTCCGCTGCAGGACGTCGTGATCGAGTCGGTCGTCATCGAGAACCGATGA
- a CDS encoding class E sortase, protein MTARTEHEERIGESALPSRRRGRHPVATAVSVFGELLITAGLVLGLFVVYSLWWTNVLADREATKQGHTVRDRWAGRPGALDTKDGIGFLHVPSMKNGEVLVKKGTDTENLNDGIAGYYTDPVKSALPWDEEGNFTLAAHRDGHGAKFHNIDKVKNGDAVVFETKDTWYVYKVFKELPETSKYNVDVLQAVPKGSGAKKPGRYITLTTCTPVYTSKYRYIVWGELVRTEKVDKDRTKPAELR, encoded by the coding sequence GTGACAGCGAGGACCGAGCACGAAGAGCGAATCGGTGAGTCCGCGCTCCCGTCGCGGCGCAGAGGCCGCCATCCCGTCGCGACCGCGGTCAGCGTTTTCGGCGAACTGCTGATCACCGCAGGCCTGGTGCTGGGGCTCTTCGTCGTCTACTCCCTCTGGTGGACAAATGTGCTCGCTGATCGCGAGGCCACCAAACAGGGCCACACCGTCCGCGACCGCTGGGCGGGCAGACCGGGCGCGCTGGACACCAAGGACGGCATCGGCTTCCTGCACGTTCCGTCGATGAAGAACGGCGAGGTACTGGTCAAGAAGGGTACCGACACCGAGAATCTCAACGACGGCATCGCGGGCTACTACACGGACCCGGTGAAGTCGGCTCTCCCCTGGGACGAGGAGGGCAACTTCACCCTGGCGGCACACCGCGACGGGCACGGCGCCAAGTTCCACAACATCGACAAGGTGAAGAACGGTGACGCGGTCGTCTTCGAGACCAAGGACACCTGGTACGTCTACAAGGTCTTCAAGGAGCTTCCCGAGACGTCGAAGTACAACGTCGATGTGCTGCAGGCGGTGCCGAAGGGATCGGGAGCGAAGAAACCCGGCCGCTACATCACGTTGACGACCTGCACGCCGGTCTACACGTCGAAGTACCGCTACATCGTGTGGGGCGAGCTGGTGCGTACAGAGAAGGTGGACAAGGACCGTACGAAGCCGGCGGAGCTGCGGTAA
- the pknB gene encoding Stk1 family PASTA domain-containing Ser/Thr kinase, whose amino-acid sequence MEEPRRLGGRYELGSVLGRGGMAEVYLAHDTRLGRTVAVKTLRADLARDPSFQARFRREAQSAASLNHPAIVAVYDTGEDYVDGVSIPYIVMEYVDGSTLRELLHSGRKLLPERTLEMTVGILQALEYSHRAGIVHRDIKPANVMLTRTGQVKVMDFGIARAMGDSGMTMTQTAAVIGTAQYLSPEQAKGEQVDARSDLYSTGCLLYELLTVRPPFIGDSPVAVAYQHVREEPQTPSNFDPEITPEMDAIVLKALVKDPDYRYQSADEMRADIEACLDGRPVAAAAMGVPGYGGYDGYGNDQPTTALRAADQNGAPTSMLPPVNPDDGGYGYDDRPDRRRQKKSNTSTILLIVAGILVLIGAILIGRSVSSNTNSNSGKVDVPNMIGLTVKEAQKRADYSDVILKVGSREPCEKQPKGKICSQTPTPDGQMAEKEVVTVVVSTGAPKVEVPDVVEKTEATARKDLEDKGFTVNVTAVESEKTAGTVIKQDPDGGTKAEKNSEVTITVAKQALLDLPDVRTRTYQDAEAQLRGIGFTTISRVDIDSPQPVDTVVEQSPGVGKQAKDAPIVLKVSKGPPQPEKATVPDLQGKTLAEAKALLAQAGLQIQVVGPNDDNAKVVAFQPGPGQQVDKNSAVNVQTMPGGGDGNIFGGPSGSRRH is encoded by the coding sequence ATGGAAGAGCCGCGTCGCCTCGGCGGCCGGTACGAGCTGGGCTCGGTGCTCGGCCGTGGTGGCATGGCCGAGGTCTACCTCGCACACGACACCCGGCTCGGCCGCACCGTAGCTGTGAAGACGCTGCGGGCCGATCTGGCCCGCGACCCGTCCTTCCAGGCCCGGTTCCGCCGTGAGGCCCAGTCCGCCGCCTCGCTCAATCACCCGGCGATCGTCGCTGTCTACGACACCGGTGAGGATTACGTCGACGGGGTCTCCATCCCGTACATCGTGATGGAGTACGTCGACGGGTCGACGCTCAGGGAACTTCTGCACTCCGGCCGCAAGCTGCTGCCCGAGCGCACCCTCGAGATGACCGTCGGCATCCTCCAGGCGCTGGAGTACTCGCACCGCGCAGGCATCGTCCACCGCGACATCAAGCCGGCGAACGTCATGTTGACGCGCACCGGCCAGGTCAAGGTCATGGACTTCGGTATCGCCCGCGCCATGGGCGACTCCGGTATGACGATGACCCAGACCGCGGCCGTCATCGGCACCGCCCAGTACCTCTCCCCGGAACAGGCCAAGGGCGAGCAGGTCGACGCACGCTCCGATCTGTACTCGACCGGTTGCCTGCTCTACGAGCTGCTGACGGTCCGGCCGCCGTTCATCGGGGACTCACCCGTAGCAGTTGCCTACCAGCACGTACGGGAAGAGCCGCAGACGCCCAGCAACTTCGACCCCGAGATCACGCCCGAGATGGACGCGATCGTGTTGAAGGCCCTGGTCAAGGACCCCGACTACCGCTACCAGTCGGCCGACGAGATGCGCGCCGACATCGAGGCCTGCCTCGACGGCCGGCCGGTCGCCGCCGCGGCGATGGGTGTGCCCGGTTACGGCGGCTACGACGGTTACGGCAACGACCAGCCCACCACCGCACTGCGCGCTGCGGACCAGAACGGCGCGCCCACGTCCATGCTGCCCCCGGTCAACCCGGACGACGGCGGCTACGGCTACGACGACCGCCCGGACCGCCGCCGCCAGAAGAAGAGCAACACCTCGACGATCCTGCTGATCGTGGCGGGCATCCTGGTGCTCATCGGCGCGATCCTGATCGGCCGGTCGGTGTCCAGCAACACCAACAGCAACAGCGGCAAGGTCGATGTGCCGAACATGATCGGCTTGACCGTGAAGGAAGCACAGAAACGCGCGGACTACTCCGACGTCATTCTCAAGGTCGGCTCGCGGGAACCCTGCGAGAAGCAGCCCAAGGGCAAGATCTGCAGCCAGACCCCGACCCCGGACGGCCAGATGGCGGAGAAGGAGGTCGTCACGGTCGTCGTCTCCACCGGAGCGCCGAAGGTCGAGGTCCCGGACGTCGTGGAGAAGACCGAGGCGACCGCCCGTAAGGACCTTGAGGACAAGGGCTTCACGGTGAACGTCACCGCGGTCGAGTCCGAGAAGACCGCGGGTACGGTCATCAAGCAGGACCCCGACGGCGGCACGAAGGCCGAGAAGAACTCCGAGGTCACGATCACCGTCGCCAAGCAGGCCCTGCTGGACCTCCCCGACGTTCGCACCCGCACGTACCAGGATGCAGAGGCCCAGCTCAGGGGCATCGGGTTCACAACCATCTCGCGTGTCGACATCGACTCGCCCCAGCCGGTGGACACCGTGGTCGAGCAGTCCCCCGGAGTCGGCAAGCAGGCCAAGGACGCCCCGATCGTCCTGAAGGTCTCGAAGGGTCCGCCGCAGCCGGAGAAGGCCACGGTTCCCGACCTGCAGGGCAAGACCCTCGCGGAGGCGAAGGCCCTGCTGGCCCAGGCGGGCCTGCAGATCCAGGTGGTGGGACCGAATGACGACAACGCGAAGGTCGTCGCCTTCCAGCCCGGCCCGGGCCAGCAGGTCGACAAGAACAGTGCGGTCAACGTCCAGACCATGCCGGGCGGTGGCGACGGCAACATCTTCGGCGGCCCGTCCGGCTCACGTCGGCACTGA
- a CDS encoding rhomboid family intramembrane serine protease, whose product MDQQPPGDQDRSAATDGSLSCYRHPGRGTYIRCTRCDRPICPECMVNASVGFQCPDCARQGAGTGHGPGAARPRTVAGAPVTADPRLITKILLGINVAVYIAVLANGALVNELVLLGRATTHFGGPLEGVAEGQWYRLVTSMFLHQEMWHILFNMLGLWWLGGPLEAALGRARYLTLYMLSGLAGGALTYWLSAPVQGSLGASGAIFGLLGATAVLMRRLNYDMRPVFVLLAVNLVITFNPWGGIAWQAHVGGLIAGTLIAIGMVHAPRERRALVQYGTCAMVLVAVVAIVVARTAALT is encoded by the coding sequence ATGGACCAGCAGCCGCCGGGAGACCAGGACCGGTCCGCCGCCACGGACGGCTCGCTCAGCTGCTACCGCCACCCCGGTCGTGGGACATACATCCGCTGCACCCGCTGCGACCGTCCGATCTGCCCCGAGTGCATGGTCAACGCCTCGGTCGGCTTCCAGTGTCCGGACTGCGCCCGCCAGGGAGCCGGTACGGGACACGGCCCGGGCGCCGCCCGGCCGCGCACGGTTGCGGGCGCCCCCGTAACGGCCGACCCCCGGCTCATCACCAAGATCCTTCTCGGCATCAATGTCGCCGTGTACATCGCCGTGCTGGCGAATGGCGCTCTGGTCAACGAGTTGGTGCTGCTCGGCCGCGCCACGACCCACTTCGGCGGTCCGCTGGAAGGCGTCGCCGAGGGCCAGTGGTACCGGCTGGTGACGTCGATGTTCCTGCATCAGGAGATGTGGCACATCCTGTTCAACATGCTGGGGCTGTGGTGGCTCGGCGGGCCGCTGGAGGCGGCGCTCGGCCGTGCCCGCTACCTCACGCTCTACATGCTCTCCGGCCTGGCGGGCGGCGCCCTCACTTACTGGCTCTCCGCACCCGTACAGGGCTCGCTCGGAGCCTCCGGAGCGATCTTCGGTCTGCTGGGCGCCACTGCCGTGCTCATGCGCCGGCTCAACTACGACATGCGCCCGGTCTTCGTGCTTCTCGCGGTGAACCTGGTCATCACCTTCAACCCCTGGGGCGGAATCGCCTGGCAGGCACATGTCGGCGGTCTGATCGCGGGCACGCTGATCGCGATCGGCATGGTGCACGCACCCCGTGAGCGGCGCGCACTGGTGCAGTACGGCACCTGCGCCATGGTCCTGGTGGCTGTGGTCGCCATCGTCGTCGCCAGAACAGCCGCGCTGACCTGA
- a CDS encoding aminodeoxychorismate/anthranilate synthase component II, whose amino-acid sequence MSARILVVDNYDSFVFNLVQYLYQLGAECEVLRNDEVTTAHAQDGFDGVLLSPGPGTPEQAGVCVEMVRHCAATGVPVFGVCLGMQSMAVAYGGVVDRAPELLHGKTSLVAHEGTGVFTGLPSPFTATRYHSLAAEPDTVPPELEVTARTADGIIMGLRHRELAVEGVQFHPESVLTEHGHLMLANWLAQCGDTGAVARSAGLAPVVGKAVA is encoded by the coding sequence GTGAGTGCCCGCATCCTCGTCGTGGACAACTACGACAGCTTTGTCTTCAACCTCGTCCAGTACCTCTACCAGCTCGGTGCCGAGTGCGAGGTGCTGCGCAACGACGAGGTGACCACGGCACACGCCCAGGACGGCTTCGACGGCGTGCTGCTGTCACCCGGCCCCGGCACCCCGGAGCAGGCAGGTGTCTGCGTCGAGATGGTGCGCCACTGCGCGGCCACGGGCGTTCCGGTCTTCGGGGTCTGCCTCGGGATGCAGTCGATGGCGGTGGCGTACGGCGGTGTGGTGGACCGGGCCCCGGAGCTGCTGCACGGCAAGACCTCGCTGGTGGCCCATGAGGGCACCGGGGTCTTCACCGGTCTGCCGTCCCCCTTCACCGCGACCCGCTACCACTCGCTCGCCGCCGAACCCGACACGGTTCCGCCGGAGCTGGAGGTGACCGCGCGTACCGCCGACGGCATCATCATGGGGCTGCGCCACCGCGAGCTGGCGGTGGAGGGCGTGCAGTTCCACCCGGAGTCGGTGCTGACCGAGCACGGCCATCTGATGCTGGCCAACTGGCTGGCACAGTGCGGCGACACAGGAGCTGTCGCGAGGTCGGCGGGGCTCGCGCCGGTGGTGGGCAAGGCCGTCGCGTGA
- the crgA gene encoding cell division protein CrgA has translation MPKSRIRKKADFTPPPAKQATNIKLTSRSWVAPVMLALFLIGLAWIVVFYVTDGDLPIKSLGNWNIVVGFGFIAGGFGVSTQWK, from the coding sequence GTGCCGAAGTCACGTATCCGCAAGAAGGCCGACTTCACGCCCCCTCCGGCGAAGCAGGCAACCAACATAAAGCTGACCAGCCGGAGCTGGGTGGCGCCGGTGATGCTGGCGCTCTTCCTGATCGGTCTGGCCTGGATCGTCGTTTTCTATGTGACCGACGGCGATCTGCCGATCAAGTCGCTGGGGAACTGGAACATCGTCGTCGGCTTCGGCTTCATCGCCGGCGGCTTCGGTGTCTCCACGCAGTGGAAGTAG